A window of Pseudomonas monteilii contains these coding sequences:
- a CDS encoding MFS transporter: MYIYRLVLLLVVGIYLFSPAIMDWWIEPTGAWYRPYLLWLILIVVTFILQSQRDADEL; the protein is encoded by the coding sequence ATGTACATCTATCGTTTGGTCCTGCTTCTGGTGGTGGGGATCTACCTGTTCTCGCCCGCCATCATGGATTGGTGGATCGAGCCGACCGGCGCCTGGTACCGCCCCTACCTGCTCTGGCTGATCCTCATCGTCGTCACCTTCATTCTGCAGAGCCAGCGAGATGCCGATGAGCTTTAG
- a CDS encoding glutamyl-Q tRNA(Asp) ligase yields MTDSRYIGRFAPTPSGFLHFGSLVAALASWLDARAVDGRWLLRIEDTDPPREMPGARDAILRTLESYGLHWDGEVVCQSQRHDAYAAVVDRLFSLGLAYACTCSRKQLEGYNGLYPGFCRNAGHAREGAAIRLRVPELLYRFTDRVQGEYAQHLGREVGDFVIQRRDGLYAYQLAVVLDDAWQGVTDIVRGADLLDNTPRQLYLQELLGFSQPRYLHIPLLVQPDGHKLGKSYRSPPLQGDQATPLLLRALRALGQETEPQQVQATPAEVLAVARTRWRPEAIARTTTMPEADLR; encoded by the coding sequence ATGACCGACTCTCGTTACATCGGACGCTTCGCCCCTACCCCCAGCGGCTTTCTGCATTTTGGCTCTCTGGTCGCCGCCCTGGCGTCCTGGCTGGATGCGCGTGCCGTCGACGGCCGCTGGCTCCTGCGCATCGAGGACACCGATCCGCCCCGCGAGATGCCTGGTGCCCGCGATGCGATCCTGCGGACCCTCGAGTCCTACGGCCTGCACTGGGACGGCGAGGTGGTCTGCCAGAGTCAGCGCCATGACGCCTATGCCGCCGTGGTCGACCGCCTGTTCAGCCTGGGCCTGGCCTATGCCTGCACCTGTTCGCGCAAGCAACTGGAAGGTTACAACGGCCTCTATCCAGGCTTTTGCCGCAACGCCGGGCATGCCCGCGAAGGCGCGGCCATCCGCCTGCGGGTGCCGGAACTGCTCTACCGCTTCACCGACCGGGTGCAGGGCGAGTACGCGCAGCACCTGGGGCGCGAGGTGGGCGATTTCGTCATCCAGCGTCGCGACGGGTTGTATGCCTACCAGCTGGCGGTGGTGCTGGACGATGCCTGGCAGGGCGTGACCGACATCGTGCGCGGGGCCGACCTGCTGGACAACACCCCGCGTCAGCTGTACCTGCAAGAGCTGCTGGGGTTCTCGCAGCCACGCTACCTGCACATCCCCCTGCTCGTGCAGCCGGATGGCCACAAGCTGGGCAAATCCTACCGCTCGCCGCCGTTGCAGGGGGATCAGGCGACGCCCTTGTTGCTGCGGGCCTTGCGTGCACTGGGGCAGGAAACCGAGCCGCAGCAGGTGCAGGCGACACCGGCCGAAGTCCTGGCCGTGGCCCGCACGCGGTGGCGGCCGGAGGCGATTGCCCGGACGACGACGATGCCTGAAGCGGATTTGCGCTGA